From a region of the Candidatus Jettenia caeni genome:
- a CDS encoding acetyl coenzyme A synthase alpha subunit, whose product MLEHFFSPKTIAVIGASREEGKVGHDLLKNLVSYGYTGTIYPINPKADTILGIKVYASLKDIRDTIDLAVIVIPAAFVKHGVDECIEKGIDSIIVISSGFKESGIDGAAKERELYQKIKQHSIRMLGPNCLGLINTQSSLNASFAADMPAEGNIGFFSQSGALCTSILDWSIIEYIGFSKFISIGNKTDIDEVDLIKALEEDTYTRVILGYLEGVKNGTVFIASAQKATKKKPMIIIKSGGTTAGAKAASSHTGTLAGSERAFDAAFKQSGILRANTIEELFDYARIFSYQHLPKGPRIALITNAGGPGIITADAVERSKIKMAAFSRNTIETLRSFLPEMANVYNPIDVLGDAKADRYKFVIEEVVKDTNVDVILVILTPQTMTEIEKTAEVIGEISHRTDKTIVTSFMGGKRTESAFKILAQKKIPNYVFPERAVSAIEAMYHYTLWQKKPLPKIEEIQIQKENVSSLIKKLRQAGHPQLNEEEVKEVISTYGFRIPKSILATSEIEAVKAAEEIGYPVVIKISSPDILHKSDFGGVVIGVQDPSEVRKYFRDITQKARRLMPDAEIKGVLVQQMVTGGKEVIIGMSRDPQFGPLLMFGLGGIYIEVLKDVTFRVAPIGSDEAKEMIQEIRSFPLLKGVRGEKPADIPAIVDSIIRLSHMVTDFPEIVEMDINPLVVFPEGNGAIAIDARISIS is encoded by the coding sequence ATGCTAGAACATTTCTTTTCACCAAAAACAATAGCCGTTATTGGCGCCTCCCGCGAGGAGGGTAAAGTAGGGCACGATTTACTCAAAAATCTGGTTAGTTACGGATATACCGGTACGATCTATCCTATAAATCCTAAAGCGGATACTATCCTGGGAATTAAGGTATATGCCAGCCTTAAGGACATTCGCGATACGATTGATCTTGCCGTAATTGTTATTCCTGCCGCCTTTGTAAAACACGGGGTAGATGAATGTATTGAGAAAGGGATCGATTCAATCATCGTTATCAGTTCCGGCTTTAAAGAAAGCGGCATTGATGGCGCCGCAAAGGAGCGGGAACTGTACCAAAAGATCAAACAGCATTCGATACGTATGCTGGGGCCAAACTGCCTTGGATTAATCAACACACAATCATCCCTGAATGCTTCTTTTGCAGCCGACATGCCTGCAGAAGGGAATATTGGATTTTTTTCGCAATCAGGAGCGCTTTGTACTTCTATTTTAGATTGGTCCATAATCGAGTATATTGGGTTCTCTAAATTCATCAGTATCGGAAATAAGACCGATATTGACGAAGTCGACCTTATAAAAGCTCTGGAAGAAGATACCTATACGAGAGTTATTCTCGGTTATCTGGAAGGGGTAAAAAACGGAACCGTATTTATCGCCTCTGCCCAAAAAGCAACCAAAAAGAAACCCATGATTATCATAAAATCAGGGGGTACCACGGCAGGCGCAAAGGCTGCTTCATCGCATACAGGGACATTAGCTGGCTCTGAAAGAGCCTTTGATGCGGCATTTAAACAATCTGGCATCTTACGGGCAAATACCATTGAAGAACTTTTTGATTATGCCAGAATATTTAGTTATCAACATCTGCCAAAAGGGCCGCGCATAGCATTAATCACCAATGCAGGCGGTCCCGGAATTATCACTGCCGATGCGGTGGAGCGTTCAAAAATAAAAATGGCAGCATTTTCCAGGAATACCATTGAAACCCTTCGTTCTTTCTTGCCGGAGATGGCAAATGTATATAATCCAATAGATGTGCTGGGAGATGCAAAGGCAGACCGATACAAATTTGTTATTGAGGAAGTGGTAAAAGACACGAATGTAGATGTGATCCTGGTTATTCTTACACCTCAAACCATGACGGAAATAGAAAAAACTGCGGAGGTGATTGGCGAAATCTCGCACCGTACCGATAAAACGATAGTAACTTCCTTTATGGGTGGTAAAAGAACCGAAAGCGCTTTTAAGATCCTGGCTCAAAAAAAGATACCAAATTATGTATTTCCTGAACGTGCAGTATCAGCTATCGAAGCTATGTACCACTATACCTTGTGGCAAAAAAAACCATTGCCAAAAATTGAGGAAATTCAGATACAAAAGGAGAATGTGTCATCTCTTATAAAGAAACTCAGACAAGCAGGGCATCCACAGTTAAACGAAGAAGAAGTAAAAGAGGTAATCTCGACTTACGGTTTCAGGATTCCAAAGAGTATTCTCGCCACTTCAGAAATAGAGGCTGTGAAAGCTGCGGAGGAAATCGGATACCCCGTTGTTATCAAAATTTCTTCTCCCGACATCCTGCATAAATCAGATTTTGGAGGAGTAGTAATAGGAGTGCAGGATCCGTCAGAAGTGAGAAAATATTTTCGCGATATTACTCAAAAGGCGCGCCGTCTTATGCCGGATGCTGAGATAAAAGGCGTCCTGGTGCAACAGATGGTCACAGGCGGCAAAGAAGTTATCATTGGGATGTCGCGTGACCCGCAATTTGGCCCACTCCTCATGTTTGGTCTTGGTGGTATTTATATAGAGGTGCTCAAGGATGTTACCTTCCGGGTAGCGCCGATTGGATCAGATGAAGCAAAAGAGATGATTCAGGAGATCCGGTCTTTTCCTCTTTTAAAGGGTGTACGGGGCGAAAAACCCGCTGATATACCTGCCATTGTGGATAGTATCATAAGACTTTCGCACATGGTAACAGATTTTCCTGAGATCGTGGAGATGGATATAAATCCCCTGGTTGTATTCCCTGAGGGTAATGGAGCAATAGCCATAGATGCGCGCATCTCGATATCATAA
- a CDS encoding metalloprotease FtsH, with protein MFKDFKKIKFEMPKKFSIWHIIIAFGFFILLQMYLMNPGVRNITYSDFKKLVKEGNVLECYINHTMIRGKLREAERGTTKNAVFITARVEDPDLVRDLELMGVKYAGHYESPWFKTFFFSWVLPLLILFVIWRFIFKRYGPAGSIMTFGKSKGRLYVQEDLNVTFDDVAGIDEAKEELQEIIEFLKTPDKFRALGGKIPKGVLLVGAPGTGKTLLAKAVAGEAGVPFFNMSGSEFVEMFVGVGAARVRDLFSQADQKAPCIIFIDELDALGKSRGTNPMGGHDEREQTLNQLLVEMDGFDSNKGVIIMGSTNRPEMLDSALLRPGRFDRQVVVDRPDLHGREAILKVHAKEVKLEKDINLHSVAAMTPGFVGADLANLVNEAALLAARRNKKAVGMPEFEEAIDRIMTGLEKKKRLMNTKEKEIVAHHESGHALVACSVPHADPVRKISMIPRGIGALGYTIQKPTEDRYLMTRAELLDRIAILLGGRVAEEIIFHEISTGAQNDLVKATDIAKLMVKEYGMSDKMGLITFEQGNRPLFLNGGFTSSKEYSEETAREIDLEIKKIIDDSFHRVKDLLTGKKEILQGMAKKLMEQEVIEGEELKKLLEELHKSNGK; from the coding sequence ATGTTCAAAGATTTCAAAAAGATAAAATTTGAAATGCCTAAGAAATTTTCCATATGGCATATTATCATTGCCTTTGGATTTTTCATTTTACTGCAAATGTACTTGATGAACCCCGGGGTAAGGAATATTACCTATAGTGATTTTAAAAAACTGGTAAAAGAGGGCAATGTCCTGGAATGTTACATCAACCATACTATGATCCGCGGTAAATTGCGGGAGGCAGAGCGTGGCACAACGAAAAATGCGGTCTTTATTACCGCCCGCGTGGAAGATCCGGATCTCGTCAGAGACCTTGAACTTATGGGTGTTAAATACGCCGGGCATTATGAGAGTCCCTGGTTTAAAACATTCTTCTTCTCCTGGGTACTGCCCTTATTAATCTTATTTGTGATCTGGCGTTTTATCTTTAAACGCTACGGACCTGCCGGCAGCATCATGACTTTCGGAAAGAGCAAGGGCCGTCTCTATGTGCAGGAAGATCTGAATGTAACCTTTGATGATGTGGCAGGAATCGATGAGGCCAAAGAAGAGCTGCAAGAGATTATAGAATTCCTGAAGACCCCGGATAAATTTCGTGCGTTAGGCGGAAAGATTCCCAAAGGAGTTTTGTTAGTCGGCGCTCCGGGAACAGGAAAGACCCTGCTTGCAAAAGCTGTAGCGGGCGAAGCCGGTGTGCCGTTTTTTAATATGAGTGGTTCAGAGTTTGTGGAAATGTTTGTCGGTGTTGGCGCTGCCCGGGTGCGGGATTTATTTAGCCAGGCAGATCAGAAAGCCCCTTGCATTATCTTCATTGACGAACTTGATGCCCTGGGCAAATCACGGGGAACAAACCCTATGGGCGGACACGATGAACGGGAACAGACGTTAAATCAATTACTGGTGGAAATGGACGGATTTGATTCAAACAAAGGCGTGATTATTATGGGTTCCACCAATCGTCCGGAAATGCTGGATAGTGCCCTCCTGAGACCTGGCAGGTTTGATCGCCAGGTGGTTGTTGACCGTCCTGACCTGCACGGTCGGGAAGCAATACTAAAGGTGCATGCGAAAGAGGTAAAACTCGAAAAAGATATTAATCTGCATTCCGTTGCAGCCATGACGCCGGGATTCGTTGGCGCAGACCTTGCCAACCTCGTTAACGAGGCAGCCTTGCTTGCAGCAAGAAGAAATAAGAAGGCTGTTGGTATGCCAGAATTTGAGGAGGCAATTGACCGTATCATGACAGGTCTTGAAAAAAAGAAGCGGCTGATGAACACAAAAGAGAAAGAGATTGTTGCTCACCACGAATCAGGACATGCATTGGTTGCCTGCTCTGTACCGCATGCAGACCCCGTTCGGAAGATATCGATGATTCCCCGCGGTATTGGCGCTCTCGGATATACTATACAAAAACCTACAGAAGACCGGTATTTGATGACAAGGGCAGAACTCCTTGACCGCATAGCTATCTTGCTTGGCGGAAGGGTTGCAGAAGAAATTATCTTCCATGAAATATCAACCGGCGCTCAAAATGATTTGGTTAAAGCTACCGATATTGCCAAATTAATGGTTAAGGAGTACGGAATGAGTGATAAGATGGGTTTAATAACGTTTGAGCAGGGCAATAGGCCGCTCTTTCTGAATGGAGGATTTACTTCTAGTAAAGAATATAGCGAAGAAACAGCACGGGAAATAGATCTGGAAATTAAGAAAATTATTGATGATTCGTTTCATCGTGTAAAGGACCTCTTGACAGGAAAAAAGGAAATATTGCAGGGTATGGCAAAAAAACTTATGGAACAAGAGGTTATTGAAGGGGAGGAGTTGAAAAAACTCTTAGAGGAGCTACACAAATCCAATGGGAAATAG